The following are encoded together in the Parcubacteria group bacterium genome:
- a CDS encoding class II fructose-bisphosphate aldolase, translated as MITSVKEILTKAKDGGYAVGAFNTLNLEVTHAIVQAAKEMRSPIIIQITEKTMEYAGGRAIFNLVKNISEFYAAEIPIGIHLDHGHSFEAIKRAINIGFTSVMYDGSRKKYEDNLMSTKEIVDFCHEKGVAVQAELGCVPYLGEIEIVDEEWVKYMTDPGQAEDFIKKTGVDALAVGIGNAHGFFKEKKKPDYDRLDMIRKAINIPLILHGASDWENGKVVEAIQKGISCFNVDTAIRLSFVNSLASNVMKQGPINLDARKFLGDARNSVTNVVKEKIKMFGSDSKA; from the coding sequence GTGTCAAAGAAATCTTAACAAAAGCTAAAGATGGCGGATACGCTGTCGGTGCTTTTAATACTCTCAATCTGGAAGTAACGCACGCCATTGTCCAAGCTGCGAAGGAAATGCGTTCTCCCATAATTATTCAAATAACCGAAAAAACAATGGAATATGCCGGAGGAAGAGCAATTTTTAATCTGGTTAAAAATATCTCCGAATTCTATGCAGCAGAGATTCCGATAGGGATACACCTTGATCATGGCCATAGTTTTGAAGCGATTAAAAGAGCTATTAATATCGGATTTACTTCTGTTATGTATGACGGTTCTCGAAAAAAATATGAGGATAATTTAATGAGCACGAAAGAAATCGTCGATTTTTGCCACGAAAAAGGAGTGGCTGTCCAGGCTGAACTCGGATGTGTTCCATATTTAGGCGAGATTGAGATAGTTGATGAAGAATGGGTAAAATATATGACTGATCCCGGACAAGCTGAAGATTTTATCAAAAAAACTGGCGTGGATGCTTTGGCGGTGGGAATAGGAAATGCGCATGGATTTTTCAAAGAAAAAAAGAAACCAGATTATGACAGGCTCGATATGATAAGAAAAGCCATAAATATCCCTTTGATTTTGCATGGAGCATCAGATTGGGAAAATGGAAAGGTTGTCGAGGCTATCCAGAAAGGAATCTCCTGTTTTAATGTTGATACTGCTATTCGTTTGTCTTTTGTGAATAGCCTTGCAAGCAATGTAATGAAGCAAGGGCCGATAAATTTAGATGCTCGGAAATTTTTAGGAGATGCGCGGAATTCCGTGACGAACGTGGTAAAGGAGAAAATAAAAATGTTCGGAAGCGACAGCAAAGCGTAA